From one Suicoccus acidiformans genomic stretch:
- a CDS encoding nucleotidyltransferase domain-containing protein yields MIDNIIQSVTEKLSSLPYIEGIVLGGSRARGTHTEDSDIDIGIYYKSESFDITAINQIATGLDDENRNNLVVPPGAWGDWINGGGWLVINGYHVDLILRDIKRVEQIIKDTEQGIVTANYQTGHPHGYISAMYRGELAISKILYAKNESLCELKNQAERYPTALQKGLTEFFMFEAGFSLMFAENNIDKDDVSYVCGHCFRSISSLNQVLFAVNKEYCINEKKAVKMIEDFKTKPSDYKERVDKVISLISTDVECTRKGIEILQRLVNEVKYLKGDHVQ; encoded by the coding sequence ATGATAGATAATATTATTCAATCAGTGACAGAAAAACTATCCTCTTTGCCTTATATAGAAGGCATCGTATTAGGGGGTTCCCGTGCAAGAGGTACCCATACAGAGGATTCTGATATAGATATCGGAATCTATTACAAATCAGAATCATTTGACATTACAGCGATTAATCAAATTGCTACAGGGTTGGATGATGAGAATAGAAATAACCTTGTTGTACCTCCCGGAGCGTGGGGCGATTGGATTAATGGCGGCGGATGGTTAGTTATAAATGGGTATCATGTTGACTTGATTTTACGTGATATAAAACGGGTGGAACAAATAATCAAAGATACGGAGCAAGGAATTGTTACTGCTAATTATCAGACAGGGCATCCCCATGGATATATAAGTGCTATGTATCGAGGAGAATTAGCGATTAGCAAAATACTATATGCTAAGAATGAAAGCTTATGCGAATTAAAAAATCAGGCAGAACGTTATCCAACCGCTTTGCAGAAAGGATTAACCGAATTTTTTATGTTTGAGGCAGGTTTCTCATTAATGTTTGCTGAGAACAATATAGATAAAGACGATGTATCCTATGTTTGTGGGCATTGCTTTCGAAGCATATCTTCCCTTAATCAAGTCTTATTTGCAGTAAACAAAGAATACTGTATAAATGAAAAAAAGGCTGTTAAGATGATTGAAGATTTTAAGACCAAGCCAAGCGATTACAAGGAAAGGGTCGATAAGGTTATTTCCTTAATATCAACTGATGTAGAGTGTACAAGAAAAGGAATAGAGATTCTTCAAAGACTAGTAAATGAGGTTAAATACCTGAAAGGAGACCATGTTCAATGA
- the istB gene encoding IS21-like element helper ATPase IstB, which produces MLTIAEAANELKLPYLKENYQHLLLEYTSRGLDLEEALTEILTEEVEQRRNRSYQRRIRQAKFSQKKYLMDFDEKVFKEGVRQQLRELKTLNFIQEKQNVILIGNPGTGKTHFSIGLGMEACLQNYHVQFVNAPNLVIELREAVTQSQFYRFKQRLNKVDLLIVDELGYLSFDEAGAELLFNLLSNRMGKGSTMITTNLTFDRWQECFKDPTLTGALVDRLAFKAHVVDMRGESYRMKQTSAWKEAQASQKEV; this is translated from the coding sequence ATGTTAACAATCGCAGAAGCCGCTAATGAACTAAAACTTCCCTATCTGAAGGAAAATTACCAACACCTGCTCCTGGAATATACGAGTCGCGGACTGGATTTGGAAGAAGCCCTCACAGAGATATTGACAGAGGAGGTGGAACAACGTCGAAATCGAAGCTATCAAAGAAGGATTCGACAGGCCAAGTTTAGCCAAAAGAAGTACCTGATGGACTTTGACGAGAAAGTGTTTAAGGAAGGTGTTCGCCAACAACTACGCGAATTAAAGACCCTGAATTTTATTCAAGAGAAACAGAACGTCATTCTTATTGGCAACCCTGGAACAGGGAAGACGCATTTTAGCATTGGTCTTGGCATGGAGGCCTGTCTGCAGAATTATCATGTACAGTTCGTAAATGCCCCAAATCTTGTTATTGAATTAAGAGAGGCCGTCACGCAAAGTCAATTTTATCGCTTCAAACAGCGATTAAATAAGGTCGATCTCTTGATTGTCGATGAATTAGGTTATTTATCCTTTGATGAAGCCGGGGCTGAGCTTCTGTTTAATCTTCTTTCTAATCGGATGGGAAAGGGCTCTACAATGATTACGACGAACCTTACCTTTGATCGCTGGCAGGAATGCTTTAAAGACCCGACCTTAACGGGAGCCCTGGTGGATCGTTTAGCCTTTAAGGCGCATGTTGTGGACATGCGAGGGGAGAGTTATCGGATGAAGCAGACCAGTGCCTGGAAGGAGGCGCAAGCCAGCCAAAAGGAGGTATGA
- the istA gene encoding IS21 family transposase produces MIRINKEFEVIHRFRNGESIRKISRDMDIDRKTIRRIRDRYQAGIDALDDAQNEKEIEAATEQLVLERKYDTSNRKKRTFTPEVEARMSELLEKEREKDRRLGPHKQALTAKAVYEILAEEGYAIKYRTVAHYWSKMKAKAKEAFIKQNYALGARVEFDFGEVKLEIEGVVKTYYLAVWASPASDYYWAYLYTNQKKAVFQDAHVRFFENLGGVYAELVYDNMRNVVTRFIGRNEKELNPQLIQLATYYGFNINVTNCFSGNEKGTVESRVKHVRQNCFTKKYQFQSLDEARQHLEESLRTLNQESRLEEEKGHLLKYRPPFELAELCQLSVTKYATIHYQKNQYSVPDYLVGKRVQIKAYADYLVVYANEQEVARHNKIEGSHGFQLDISHYIKTLKKKPGALEHSLVLQQTPGLETLYHKYYSGHPKEFIEQLEKYHSLSGEALCQQLAYDQLVQRVTTENEGVPKNQEAILHQTEATLHQLNALYGLEESLC; encoded by the coding sequence GTGATTCGTATCAATAAAGAATTCGAAGTGATTCACCGTTTTAGAAATGGGGAATCCATTAGGAAAATTAGCAGAGACATGGACATTGATAGAAAAACGATTCGAAGAATAAGGGATCGATACCAAGCAGGTATAGATGCTTTGGATGACGCTCAAAATGAGAAAGAAATCGAAGCAGCAACCGAACAATTAGTCTTAGAAAGAAAATATGATACTTCCAATCGGAAAAAAAGAACCTTTACACCAGAGGTGGAAGCTAGAATGAGCGAATTACTGGAAAAAGAAAGAGAAAAGGATCGAAGGCTAGGACCTCATAAACAAGCACTAACGGCTAAGGCTGTTTATGAAATCCTAGCAGAGGAAGGGTATGCGATTAAATACCGGACAGTCGCTCATTACTGGTCAAAAATGAAAGCGAAAGCTAAAGAGGCTTTTATCAAGCAAAATTATGCATTGGGTGCACGGGTGGAGTTCGATTTTGGAGAGGTCAAATTAGAAATTGAGGGCGTGGTTAAAACCTATTATCTCGCTGTGTGGGCTAGCCCTGCTTCAGATTATTACTGGGCTTACCTCTATACCAACCAGAAAAAAGCTGTCTTTCAGGATGCGCATGTGCGATTTTTTGAAAACCTGGGTGGGGTGTATGCGGAGCTTGTCTATGACAATATGAGAAATGTGGTCACTCGTTTTATTGGGCGTAATGAAAAGGAGCTAAACCCCCAACTCATCCAATTAGCCACTTATTATGGGTTTAATATTAATGTCACCAATTGCTTCAGTGGGAATGAGAAGGGAACAGTAGAGAGTCGTGTAAAGCATGTCAGACAAAACTGTTTCACCAAAAAATATCAATTTCAATCTTTAGATGAAGCTCGCCAGCATTTGGAAGAGTCCTTACGGACTTTGAATCAAGAGAGTCGTTTGGAAGAAGAAAAAGGCCACCTTCTTAAATACCGTCCTCCCTTTGAACTGGCAGAACTTTGTCAGCTCAGCGTCACAAAGTATGCCACGATTCATTATCAGAAGAATCAGTATTCTGTCCCTGACTACTTGGTAGGGAAGCGAGTTCAGATCAAGGCTTATGCCGATTATCTCGTGGTTTATGCCAATGAACAAGAAGTGGCCAGGCATAATAAAATAGAGGGTTCCCATGGGTTTCAGCTTGATATCAGTCACTATATCAAAACCCTCAAGAAGAAACCTGGTGCTCTGGAACACTCGCTGGTTCTTCAACAAACCCCCGGCTTGGAAACACTCTATCATAAATATTATAGCGGACACCCTAAAGAATTCATAGAACAACTTGAGAAATACCATAGCCTCAGTGGAGAGGCTTTGTGCCAGCAATTGGCCTATGATCAGTTGGTGCAACGTGTCACAACGGAAAATGAGGGTGTTCCTAAAAATCAGGAGGCGATTCTTCATCAGACAGAAGCAACGCTCCATCAATTAAATGCTCTCTATGGTTTGGAGGAAAGCTTATGTTAA
- a CDS encoding SspB-related isopeptide-forming adhesin → MTKTCNHHFLVNQEKGEKHVFRKSKKYRTLCSVALGTMVTAVVAWGGTVAHADEVTPSVDTTIQRTENPATNLPEAQPTPVSEQTESMASTGQSNGAIAVTVPHDTVTQAVEQAKAEGVSTVEDSPMDLGNTTSASETSQQISKAEADAQNQVVAINEVTESYKADKATYESNKARIEQENKELSQAYEGANQTGKETYTWVDTKVNDLKSQYADADVTVIEQVVSSGNGTSVLDYTNYGKAVETIQSTNEQAVADYLTKKTKADDIVAKNQAIQKQNEAGLAKAKADNEAIEKRNQAGQAAVDAENRAGQAAVDQANQEKQQFVSDRAAEIEAITKRNKEKEVAARKENEAIDAYNAKEMERYQRDLAEISKGEEGYISEALAQALNLNNGEPQAKHGAITRNPNQIISTGDAMLGGYSRILDSTGFFVYDSFKTGETLSFNYQNLQNARFDGKKISRVTYDITNLVSPAGTDAVKLVVPNDPTEGFIAYRNDGNGDWRTDKMEFRVVARYFLEDGSQVTFSKEKPGVFTHSSLNHNDIGLEYVKDTSGKFVPINGSTVQVTNEGLARSLGSNRASDLNLPEEWDTTSSRYAYKGAIVSTVTSGNTYTVTFGQGDMPQNVGLSYWFALNTLPVARTVTPYSPKPHVAVELEPIPEPITVTPDVFTPKTFTPENPVTFTPKPLEEVSQPSLTLTKVTLPVKPIPKELPTPPQVPTVHYHAYRLTTTPEIMKEVVNSDQANLHEKTVAKDSTVIYPLTVDALSPNRAQTTSLIFEDYLPAGYLFDKETTQKENGNYVLSFDETKNFVTLTAKENLLQEVNKDLTKVYQLTAPKLYGSVQNDGATYSNSYKLLLNKGTTNAYTVTSNVVTVRTPGDGETTTLITPDKNNENADGVLINDTVVALGTTNHYRLIWDLDQYKGDRSAKETIARGFFFVDDYPEEVLDVVENGMAITTLDGQKVSGITVKNYASLNEAPKDLQDKLARAKISPTGAFQVFLPDDNQAFYDQYVQTGTSLALLTKMTVKDSLYGQTKTYTNKAYQVDFGNGYETKEVTNTLVSPEPKKQNLNKDKVDINGKPMLVGTQNHYTLSWDLDQYRGIKADNSQIAQGFYFVDDYPEEALLPDEAAIQFITSDGKTVSGITVKAYSQLSEAPKMLQAALSKQKIQPKGAFQVFMPEDPQAFFESYVTKGENITIVTPMTVLETMLNSGKSYENVAYQVDFGQAYETNTVTNFVPKVTPHKSNTNQEGISIDGKTVLPNTVNYYKIVLDYSQYKDMVVTDDVLAKGFYMVDDYPEEALTLIPDGIQVLDKDGNRVSGISVSTYASLSEAPKVVQDAMAKRQFTPKGAIQVLSSDDPKTFYETYVRTGQTLVVTLPMTVKNELTKTGGQYENTAYQIDFGLAYVTETVVNNVPKLDPQKDVVIDLSHKYESLDGKEVALHQTFNYRLVGALIPSNRATDLFEYGFEDNYDEKHDEYNGVYRSYLMTDVILKDGSVLKEGTEVTKYTLQQVDTENGLVSISFDKSFLETISDDSAFQADVYLQMKRIATGQVENTYLHTVNGYVISSNTVVTRTPQPEEPSPNQPTPPHPPIETIEPPVSASVLPNTGEQESLLGLIGAGILLGTAYGLKKKEEK, encoded by the coding sequence ATGACCAAAACATGTAATCATCACTTTCTTGTCAATCAGGAAAAAGGCGAGAAACACGTCTTTCGCAAGAGTAAAAAATATCGTACTTTATGTTCCGTTGCCCTTGGAACCATGGTGACAGCTGTTGTTGCTTGGGGAGGAACGGTTGCACATGCTGATGAAGTTACTCCATCAGTTGACACCACCATCCAACGAACGGAGAATCCAGCCACGAATTTACCAGAAGCACAACCAACCCCTGTTTCTGAACAAACTGAAAGTATGGCATCAACTGGACAATCTAACGGTGCAATTGCTGTCACCGTACCACATGATACGGTAACACAAGCAGTGGAACAGGCAAAGGCTGAAGGTGTTTCTACGGTTGAAGATAGCCCAATGGATTTGGGGAATACAACTTCTGCGTCAGAGACCAGCCAACAAATTTCAAAAGCAGAAGCAGATGCCCAAAACCAAGTTGTGGCTATCAATGAAGTTACTGAAAGCTACAAAGCTGACAAAGCGACATACGAATCGAATAAAGCCCGCATTGAACAAGAAAATAAGGAGCTGTCACAGGCCTACGAAGGGGCCAACCAAACTGGTAAAGAGACATATACTTGGGTTGATACCAAAGTCAATGACCTAAAATCCCAGTATGCAGATGCTGATGTGACAGTAATTGAACAAGTAGTTTCATCAGGAAATGGGACATCTGTACTTGACTATACAAACTATGGCAAGGCTGTTGAAACCATTCAATCAACTAACGAACAAGCTGTAGCAGATTATCTAACAAAGAAAACAAAGGCAGATGATATTGTTGCGAAAAATCAGGCCATTCAAAAACAAAATGAAGCTGGACTTGCTAAGGCAAAAGCAGATAACGAAGCCATTGAAAAGCGGAATCAGGCAGGTCAAGCAGCTGTTGATGCTGAAAACCGTGCTGGTCAAGCCGCAGTAGATCAAGCTAATCAGGAGAAACAACAATTCGTTTCAGATCGAGCAGCTGAGATTGAAGCTATTACCAAACGTAATAAAGAAAAAGAAGTCGCAGCCAGAAAAGAGAATGAAGCGATTGATGCCTACAATGCCAAAGAAATGGAACGCTACCAACGTGATTTGGCCGAGATTTCGAAAGGTGAAGAAGGTTATATTTCTGAAGCCCTTGCTCAAGCCCTCAATCTCAATAACGGTGAGCCACAAGCAAAACATGGAGCAATTACCCGAAATCCTAATCAGATTATTTCAACTGGCGATGCTATGCTGGGTGGCTACTCAAGAATTTTGGATTCAACAGGATTCTTTGTCTATGACAGCTTCAAAACAGGTGAGACTCTTAGTTTTAACTATCAAAATCTCCAAAATGCACGATTTGATGGGAAAAAGATTAGTCGTGTGACTTACGATATTACCAACCTTGTATCACCAGCTGGAACCGATGCTGTGAAACTAGTTGTGCCAAATGATCCTACCGAAGGCTTTATTGCCTATCGAAATGACGGAAACGGTGATTGGCGAACAGACAAGATGGAGTTTCGTGTAGTTGCCAGGTATTTCTTGGAAGACGGTTCACAAGTTACCTTCTCAAAAGAAAAGCCAGGTGTCTTCACGCATTCTTCCCTCAATCATAATGACATTGGTTTAGAATATGTCAAAGATACTTCTGGGAAATTTGTGCCGATTAATGGTTCAACCGTTCAAGTGACTAATGAAGGTCTGGCCCGTTCTTTGGGTTCCAACCGTGCAAGTGATTTGAATTTACCTGAGGAATGGGATACCACATCAAGTCGTTATGCTTATAAAGGAGCTATTGTCTCAACAGTTACATCAGGCAATACCTATACAGTCACCTTTGGCCAAGGCGATATGCCACAGAATGTTGGATTGTCTTACTGGTTTGCCTTAAATACCCTACCAGTTGCACGTACAGTAACACCGTATAGTCCCAAACCTCATGTAGCGGTGGAACTTGAACCCATTCCAGAACCTATTACTGTAACACCAGATGTCTTTACTCCAAAAACCTTTACACCTGAAAATCCTGTGACCTTCACGCCAAAGCCTTTGGAAGAAGTGAGCCAGCCTAGTCTGACTTTGACCAAGGTAACCTTACCTGTCAAACCTATTCCAAAAGAACTTCCAACGCCACCACAAGTACCAACTGTCCATTATCATGCGTACCGTTTGACGACAACTCCAGAGATTATGAAAGAAGTGGTCAATAGTGACCAAGCTAATCTTCATGAGAAAACTGTCGCAAAAGATTCAACGGTGATTTATCCCTTAACAGTTGATGCCTTATCGCCCAATCGTGCTCAAACGACTAGTCTCATTTTTGAGGACTACTTGCCTGCTGGTTACCTATTTGATAAGGAAACAACACAAAAAGAGAATGGAAACTATGTCCTTAGCTTTGATGAGACTAAGAATTTTGTGACCTTGACCGCAAAGGAAAACTTGTTGCAGGAGGTAAATAAAGATTTAACCAAGGTTTATCAACTGACCGCTCCTAAACTCTATGGTTCTGTTCAAAATGATGGGGCAACTTATTCCAATAGTTACAAACTCCTTTTGAACAAGGGTACAACCAATGCTTACACAGTCACTTCAAATGTTGTAACGGTTCGTACACCAGGTGATGGGGAGACAACCACACTCATTACACCAGATAAAAACAATGAAAATGCGGATGGTGTCCTCATTAATGACACGGTCGTAGCCCTTGGTACAACCAACCACTACCGATTGATTTGGGATTTGGACCAGTATAAGGGAGATCGTTCTGCTAAAGAGACAATTGCACGAGGCTTCTTCTTTGTGGACGATTACCCAGAGGAAGTGCTTGATGTGGTGGAAAATGGGATGGCTATCACAACCCTTGACGGTCAGAAGGTATCAGGAATAACGGTTAAAAACTATGCTTCACTAAATGAAGCTCCTAAAGACCTTCAAGATAAATTAGCTCGTGCTAAGATTTCACCGACAGGTGCCTTTCAAGTCTTTTTGCCGGATGACAACCAAGCCTTTTATGACCAGTATGTTCAAACAGGAACTTCTTTAGCTCTTTTGACCAAAATGACGGTGAAAGATAGTCTCTATGGTCAAACTAAGACCTATACAAACAAGGCTTATCAAGTTGATTTCGGCAATGGCTATGAAACCAAAGAAGTGACTAACACGCTTGTTTCTCCAGAACCCAAGAAACAAAACCTCAATAAAGACAAAGTAGACATCAATGGGAAGCCCATGCTAGTGGGAACTCAAAATCACTATACTCTCTCATGGGATTTGGACCAATACCGAGGGATTAAAGCAGACAACTCTCAGATTGCACAAGGTTTTTACTTTGTGGATGATTATCCAGAAGAAGCTTTATTGCCGGATGAAGCAGCTATTCAGTTTATCACATCTGATGGCAAAACAGTTTCAGGAATCACGGTGAAGGCTTATTCTCAATTATCAGAAGCTCCTAAAATGCTACAAGCAGCCCTTTCGAAACAAAAAATTCAGCCTAAAGGAGCTTTTCAAGTTTTCATGCCTGAGGACCCACAAGCCTTTTTTGAATCTTATGTGACCAAGGGGGAGAATATTACCATTGTCACTCCGATGACGGTTTTGGAAACCATGCTTAATTCAGGGAAGTCTTATGAAAACGTGGCTTATCAGGTGGACTTTGGGCAAGCCTATGAAACCAACACGGTGACCAATTTTGTCCCTAAAGTAACTCCACACAAGTCTAATACCAACCAAGAAGGTATTTCAATTGATGGAAAGACTGTTCTTCCGAATACGGTCAATTATTACAAAATTGTCTTGGATTACAGTCAATACAAGGACATGGTCGTGACGGATGATGTACTTGCCAAGGGATTTTACATGGTAGACGATTACCCAGAAGAAGCCCTTACCCTAATTCCTGACGGCATTCAAGTTTTGGATAAGGATGGCAATCGTGTATCTGGTATTTCTGTTAGCACATACGCTAGTTTGTCAGAAGCTCCGAAAGTTGTTCAAGATGCCATGGCTAAACGCCAGTTTACACCTAAAGGAGCCATTCAGGTCCTTAGTAGCGATGATCCCAAAACCTTTTATGAGACCTATGTGAGGACTGGTCAAACCTTAGTTGTCACGCTTCCGATGACAGTTAAAAATGAGTTGACCAAAACAGGTGGTCAGTATGAAAATACAGCCTATCAGATTGATTTTGGCTTGGCCTATGTCACGGAAACAGTGGTTAATAATGTTCCAAAATTAGACCCACAAAAAGATGTGGTGATCGACTTGTCTCATAAATATGAGAGCCTTGACGGGAAAGAAGTGGCCTTGCATCAAACCTTTAACTATCGCTTGGTTGGAGCATTGATTCCAAGCAATCGTGCGACTGATTTATTTGAATATGGTTTTGAAGATAACTATGATGAAAAGCATGATGAGTATAATGGTGTTTATCGCAGCTATCTGATGACGGATGTCATCCTCAAAGACGGTTCTGTCTTAAAAGAGGGGACAGAAGTCACGAAATATACCTTGCAACAGGTGGATACAGAAAATGGCCTAGTGTCAATTTCATTTGATAAATCCTTCTTAGAGACTATCTCTGATGATTCAGCCTTTCAGGCAGATGTTTACCTGCAGATGAAACGGATTGCGACTGGTCAGGTGGAGAATACCTACCTTCATACAGTGAATGGCTATGTCATCAGCTCAAATACAGTTGTAACACGTACACCTCAACCTGAAGAACCAAGTCCAAATCAACCCACACCACCTCATCCACCAATTGAGACTATTGAACCGCCTGTTTCAGCTAGCGTTTTGCCAAATACAGGGGAACAGGAATCCCTTTTGGGCTTGATTGGAGCTGGTATTCTACTTGGTACGGCTTATGGACTGAAGAAAAAGGAGGAGAAGTAG